The DNA region CCAGATCGGCGGGGAGGCTCTCTGTCTTGGGCATCGCCCGCCCCTTGACTCTGTACTGCCCGCCAAAGGATTCCGCTACGTAGGAAAATCGCCAGAAACGCATCTCCAATTGTTGTTCCGCGTTCAATATCCAAGGCTGGCGCTGCAAGTGGCCGACACTGGAATAGGAACAGCCGACGGCCAGGAGCGCGAACAGGACAAGAGCCAGGGAAAAGCGTTTTCGGCGCATGATCGGATCTCCTTTGGTCTTCGAGACGGCGTATACCTAAACTGAGTTTTGAAAAAGTCCTAATTCGACAGTCCGTTCAAAAACCCAAGTAGGAGCAAAAAAAAGCTCAAGGTCGAAGCGTATGGAATGATACGTGAGATTTTGAGCTTTTTGCAACGACGCATCAATTGGGGGATTTCCAACGGACTGCTAATCGTTCAACGTGGCGTAGGCCTCTGGCCCGTCCTTCATCCGTCCATGCACGGCCAGCCAGATGCAGGGCGGATCTTCGCTGGTACGGTCCACACGGTGTCGCAAGCCGGCAGGGAGAAAAAGGCAGTCTCCGGCTTTGAGGGCTTTGGTCCTCCCGTCAGTGAAGCGGATTTCCGCCTCGCCCTGCACGAGGACGACCCATTCGTC from Desulfonatronum sp. SC1 includes:
- a CDS encoding cupin domain-containing protein, translating into MFNLFSIPKGAMPEERVDLLARGDGLRIERIISLGHVSPPDSWYDQELDEWVVLVQGEAEIRFTDGRTKALKAGDCLFLPAGLRHRVDRTSEDPPCIWLAVHGRMKDGPEAYATLND